Part of the Imperialibacter roseus genome, ACTGCCCCGTTTGCGATCCGGTAGTCCAAATGGTGAAGGAACTGGCTTGTGATCAATGTGAAATCACTATTTATGATTTGATCAAGTTATGTGATGACAAGGTTTGTTTGAGCAAACTGGAAGAATATCAGATTAAAAAAGTACCAGCCATAGCGGTCAATGGCAAATTGCTAAACTGTTGTCAGGATCAGAACATATCCAAAGAAGAACTGATAAAGGCAGGTATTGGCCAGGGTTGACAAAAGCAATTCATGGCTGATTGCAGCTACTGCAGTTTCTCCACCAACGTGTTTCTACTATGCTGGCCATTTTTGAAAGTCTGATTGGCATTTTATTGATTTCAGGGAGACTCCTAAAATCTGTTCTGGTACTGGCAGCCATACTGATCATTTGGCCGCAGAGCGAAACATATCAAAAATAATATTTAAAAAAGGATTAGGTGACCACCCCTAACCCCATCATACATTTGAAACAACATTTACAAAAAAAGAAGTTATGAGACAAATGATTATTGCAGCAATCCTGGCTAGTGGATTTGCACTGATGAACGTGACAGCTAAAGCACAGACAACAAATGGCGTAGATACTCTTAAAGTCACACATCAAATAGAGTTTGAAGTGCAAGGGATGAGCTGCCAGGCTGGTTGTGCCAATGGCATAGACAATATGCTCAAACAGCAAAAAGGGGTCGTAAAAAGCAAGAC contains:
- a CDS encoding thioredoxin family protein, whose product is MKRNVEIFTANCPVCDPVVQMVKELACDQCEITIYDLIKLCDDKVCLSKLEEYQIKKVPAIAVNGKLLNCCQDQNISKEELIKAGIGQG
- a CDS encoding heavy-metal-associated domain-containing protein, producing the protein MRQMIIAAILASGFALMNVTAKAQTTNGVDTLKVTHQIEFEVQGMSCQAGCANGIDNMLKQQKGVVKSKTTYDTGTSTIWYNKELISQKEIENLIKDRGFKVKVKTEDQEEDL